A region from the Malus domestica chromosome 07, GDT2T_hap1 genome encodes:
- the LOC103438867 gene encoding uncharacterized protein isoform X1, with the protein MALSSFSIKFGSISCPYESHRTATSPRLLKLNHVLSVRVSADSTPKARFVARRTESVSVPQLQRPLSEYMSLPASQYSVLDAERIERVDANTFRCYVYRFKFFAFEVCPVLLVKVEEQPNGCSIKLLSCKLDGSPIAVAQNDKFDAFMVNQISCASKTNSSLQELKSDTVIEVSIDIPFAFRAIPVQAIESSGTQVLEQILRIMLPRFMSQLVRDYRAWASGDRSRQPLGTGEI; encoded by the exons ATGGCACTGAGCTCATTCTCAATTAAATTCGGTTCGATTTCGTGTCCCTACGAAAGCCACAGGACCGCTACGTCTCCAAGACTCCTCAAGCTCAACCATGTCCTTTCGGTTCGCGTTTCGGCCGATTCGACCCCAAAAGCCCGATTCGTCGCCCGCCGAACCGAGTCCGTCTCGGTTCCGCAGCTCCAGCGTCCTCTAA GTGAGTATATGAGCTTGCCGGCGAGTCAGTACTCGGTTTTGGACGCGGAGAGGATCGAGAGAGTGGATGCGAATACATTCAGGTGCTATGTGTATAGGTTCAAGTTCTTTGCGTTTGAGGTTTGCCCTGTTCTTCTTGTTAAAGTCGAAGAGCAGCCCAATGGCTGTAGCATTAAGCTCTTGTCCTGCAag CTGGATGGTTCGCCGATTGCAGTTGCGCAGAATGACAAGTTTGACG CTTTTATGGTGAACCAAATATCGTGTGCTAGCAAAACCAACTCCTCACTACAAGAACTCAAATCAGATACCGTCATTGAG GTTAGCATTGATATTCCTTTTGCATTTCGTGCAATCCCAGTGCAAGCTATTGAATCATCTGGGACTCAAGTCCTTGAACAAATACTAAGAATTATGCTTCCCAGGTTTATGTCACAG CTTGTGAGGGATTATCGAGCCTGGGCTTCTGGTGATAGATCAAGGCAGCCTCTTGGAACTGGCGAGATATGA
- the LOC103438867 gene encoding uncharacterized protein isoform X2, translating to MSLPASQYSVLDAERIERVDANTFRCYVYRFKFFAFEVCPVLLVKVEEQPNGCSIKLLSCKLDGSPIAVAQNDKFDAFMVNQISCASKTNSSLQELKSDTVIEVSIDIPFAFRAIPVQAIESSGTQVLEQILRIMLPRFMSQLVRDYRAWASGDRSRQPLGTGEI from the exons ATGAGCTTGCCGGCGAGTCAGTACTCGGTTTTGGACGCGGAGAGGATCGAGAGAGTGGATGCGAATACATTCAGGTGCTATGTGTATAGGTTCAAGTTCTTTGCGTTTGAGGTTTGCCCTGTTCTTCTTGTTAAAGTCGAAGAGCAGCCCAATGGCTGTAGCATTAAGCTCTTGTCCTGCAag CTGGATGGTTCGCCGATTGCAGTTGCGCAGAATGACAAGTTTGACG CTTTTATGGTGAACCAAATATCGTGTGCTAGCAAAACCAACTCCTCACTACAAGAACTCAAATCAGATACCGTCATTGAG GTTAGCATTGATATTCCTTTTGCATTTCGTGCAATCCCAGTGCAAGCTATTGAATCATCTGGGACTCAAGTCCTTGAACAAATACTAAGAATTATGCTTCCCAGGTTTATGTCACAG CTTGTGAGGGATTATCGAGCCTGGGCTTCTGGTGATAGATCAAGGCAGCCTCTTGGAACTGGCGAGATATGA
- the LOC103438877 gene encoding E3 ubiquitin-protein ligase AIP2-like, whose amino-acid sequence MASHGRELVVGEPYCYTWVHGIDEFEDSIQSTHFVMYIKATIRSQQPRVSEEVEEEDAEIEEHFSVNDATMELQFDPDSTDMGILISNTLSGLHIPLQAHPPIVAEILYKAYSWATDNDSYFPPSREVFHMGVYVEVRTYLSDIGDTDMDVSDIGDTDMDVEDGGDEPQFVPASKSSIEELERTIVETSTMCTICREEMMVGSEATRMPCSHLYHGDCIVEWLQRSRICPLCRYSMPADE is encoded by the coding sequence ATGGCAAGTCACGGAAGGGAATTAGTGGTGGGTGAGCCTTATTGTTATACATGGGTTCATGGCATTGATGAATTCGAAGACAGCATACAAAGCACGCATTTCGTGATGTATATCAAGGCGACAATCAGAAGCCAGCAGCCTAGGGTTTCagaggaagtggaagaagaGGACGCAGAAATAGAAGAACACTTTAGTGTGAATGATGCCACAATGGAACTACAATTTGACCCAGACAGTACTGACATGGGTATTCTAATATCCAACACACTTTCGGGCCTTCATATTCCTCTCCAGGCTCATCCACCCATAGTAGCTGAAATATTGTATAAAGCCTACTCCTGGGCAACGGATAATGATAGTTATTTTCCTCCTAGTCGAGAGGTTTTTCATATGGGGGTGTACGTGGAAGTTAGGACATACCTGTCAGATATTGGGGACACTGACATGGACGTGTCAGATATTGGGGACACTGACATGGACGTAGAGGATGGTGGTGATGAGCCTCAATTTGTACCGGCAAGTAAATCGTCCATTGAGGAGTTGGAGAGGACAATAGTCGAAACCTCAACAATGTGTACTATTTGCAGGGAGGAGATGATGGTTGGCTCAGAAGCAACTCGGATGCCGTGCTCACATCTTTACCATGGAGATTGTATTGTGGAGTGGCTGCAGAGAAGCAGGATTTGCCCGTTGTGTAGGTACTCCATGCCTGCTGATGAATGA